In one Pempheris klunzingeri isolate RE-2024b chromosome 8, fPemKlu1.hap1, whole genome shotgun sequence genomic region, the following are encoded:
- the sybu gene encoding syntabulin isoform X2, protein MGPFQEYEEKKSPEKGSPRSRIPRLVLHPFRPKDKGSPLSDSPFSEEEGKECDVSSDHSKRTISTNSFCSGSEQSAHSSPILPERKAKVKRVRVMAEWSGEPRSAQRHKRELRSAMKARGSEADFSSSSSTGSLKTRESLNFSSAGKKAPSRSRGTHIRPLPVFKPAGIPTANRDAELYAPYRTPPRAASSTNSSSCNSSPTSRRANLGRYHSCGDNHGIRPPNPEQYLTPLQQKEVTIRHLKTKLMESDNRVHDRETEIEELKTQLGRMREDWIEEECHRVEAQLSLKEARKEIKQLRQVVETMKSSLMEKDKGIQKYFIDINIQNRKLESLLHSMELAQSGTNLQDENTLDFICDSPDGGGGGGGKKMVGEEEVVMELGEQGAEAMADSGLLVDDEMANRADILEQVFMSTAVDFSQDSSGKLNAETESGPEVSALSEGQLIDKPIAPPNTVSSTVTISSTPSQQNAEDKGIQTDVMPISPDLQALLLQLLKFHGATVGDTSLSASSSLLGLPNLPTSTFTTATLPDLTHPPPSMPSPAPPASPDTSTDSGMCCSEPGESRRFMEELDFGVGDEEPCLSPGLDVVGKRYWSNSFLVDLVAVAAPVLPTVAWLYSRHGVDGSAPVYNIAALIRGCCIMGLHSLRHVTHRPDM, encoded by the exons ATGGGACCGTTCCAAGAATATGAG GAAAAGAAGTCACCGGAGAAAGGAAGCCCCCGCAGCCGCATCCCGCGTTTGGTCCTCCATCCCTTCAGACCAAAGGACAAAGGCTCGCCTCTGTCTGATTCACCTTTttcagaggaggaagggaaggagtgTGACGTCAGCTCAGATCACTCCAAGAGGACCATCAGCACCAACAGCTTTTGCTCTG GCTCAGAGCAGAGTGCCCACAGCTCGCCGATACTCCCCGAGCGCAAAGCCAAAGTGAAGAGGGTGAGGGTGATGGCCGAGTGGAGCGGCGAACCACGGAGCGCGCAGAGGCACAAGAGGGAGCTGAGGTCGGCCATGAAAGCCAGAG GTAGTGAGGCAGacttcagctcctccagcagcacaggCAGCCTGAAGACCAGAGAGAGCCTCAATTTTAGTTCAGCTGGAAAGAAGGCTCCTTCTCGCAG TCGAGGCACCCACATCAGACCACTCCCAGTGTTCAAACCAGCCGGTATACCTACAGCCAACCGAGATGCAGAGCTCTACGCTCCCTACAGGACTCCTCCCAGAGCCGCCTCTtcaaccaacagcagcagctgcaacTCCAGCCCCACCTCCAG AAGAGCAAACCTGGGCCGCTACCATTCCTGTGGAGACAACCATGGCATCAGACCCCCCAACCCTGAGCAGTATCTTACCCCTCTACAGCAGAAGGAGGTGACCATCAGACATCTGAAGACCAAACTGATGGAGTCTGACAACAGAGTCCATGACAG AGAGACGGAGATCGAAGAGCTTAAGACCCAGCTCGGCAGAATGAGGGAAGACTGGATTGAGGAGGAGTGTCACCGGGTGGAGGCACAGCTGTCCCTCAAAGAGGCTCGCAAAGAAATCAAGCAGCTGCGTCAGGTGGTGGAAACGATGAAGAGCAGCCTGATGGAGAAGGATAAGGGAATACAGAAGTACTTCATCGACATCAACATCCAAAACAGAAAGCTGGAGTCCCTGCTGCACAGCATGGAGCTCGCTCAGAGTGGCACCAACCTCCAAGACGAGAACACCTTGGACTTCATCTGTGACAGCccagatggtggtggtggtggtggtgggaagAAGATGGTGGGGGAGGAAGAGGTAGTGATGGAGCTGGGAGAACAAGGGGCGGAGGCCATGGCGGACAGCGGGCTGCTGGTAGACGATGAGATGGCTAACAGAGCGGACATTTTGGAGCAAGTCTTCATGTCCACTGCGGTGGACTTCAGTCAGGACTCTAGCGGTAAGCTGAATGCAGAGACGGAGTCTGGGCCTGAGGTGTCTGCGCTGTCAGAGGGACAGTTGATTGATAAACCTATTGCACCTCCAAATACAGTTTCCTCCACCGTCACCATCTCAAGCACACCTTCCCAGCAAAACGCAGAGGACAAAGGAATCCAGACCGACGTAATGCCCATATCTCCAGACCTGCAggctctgctcctccagctgctgaagTTCCATGGGGCAACAGTGGGGGACACATCACTGTCCGCCTCCAGTAGTCTTCTGGGCCTCCCAAACCTGCCCACCTCCACTTTCACCACTGCCACTCTCCCCGACTTGACACATCCCCCACCCAGCATGCCCAGTCCTGCTCCCCCAGCGAGCCCCGACACCTCCACCGATTCCGGCATGTGTTGCTCAGAACCTGGAGAGAGCCGCCGGTtcatggaggagctggacttTGGTGTCGGTGATGAGGAGCCTTGTCTGTCACCGGGACTGGATGTGGTCGGCAAGCGTTACTGGAGCAACAGTTTCCTGGTGGATCTGGTCGCAGTGGCAGCACCTGTGCTCCCCACGGTGGCCTGGCTGTACTCGCGGCACGGTGTGGACGGAAGCGCTCCGGTGTACAACATAGCTGCTCTTATCAGGGGCTGTTGCATCATGGGATTGCACTCTCTTCGTCATGTCACTCACAGGCCGGATATGTAA
- the sybu gene encoding syntabulin isoform X3: MVLFDGKRCYSGSEADFSSSSSTGSLKTRESLNFSSAGKKAPSRSRGTHIRPLPVFKPAGIPTANRDAELYAPYRTPPRAASSTNSSSCNSSPTSRRANLGRYHSCGDNHGIRPPNPEQYLTPLQQKEVTIRHLKTKLMESDNRVHDRETEIEELKTQLGRMREDWIEEECHRVEAQLSLKEARKEIKQLRQVVETMKSSLMEKDKGIQKYFIDINIQNRKLESLLHSMELAQSGTNLQDENTLDFICDSPDGGGGGGGKKMVGEEEVVMELGEQGAEAMADSGLLVDDEMANRADILEQVFMSTAVDFSQDSSGKLNAETESGPEVSALSEGQLIDKPIAPPNTVSSTVTISSTPSQQNAEDKGIQTDVMPISPDLQALLLQLLKFHGATVGDTSLSASSSLLGLPNLPTSTFTTATLPDLTHPPPSMPSPAPPASPDTSTDSGMCCSEPGESRRFMEELDFGVGDEEPCLSPGLDVVGKRYWSNSFLVDLVAVAAPVLPTVAWLYSRHGVDGSAPVYNIAALIRGCCIMGLHSLRHVTHRPDM, from the exons ATGGTTTTGTTTGATGGCAAGAGATGCTACTCAG GTAGTGAGGCAGacttcagctcctccagcagcacaggCAGCCTGAAGACCAGAGAGAGCCTCAATTTTAGTTCAGCTGGAAAGAAGGCTCCTTCTCGCAG TCGAGGCACCCACATCAGACCACTCCCAGTGTTCAAACCAGCCGGTATACCTACAGCCAACCGAGATGCAGAGCTCTACGCTCCCTACAGGACTCCTCCCAGAGCCGCCTCTtcaaccaacagcagcagctgcaacTCCAGCCCCACCTCCAG AAGAGCAAACCTGGGCCGCTACCATTCCTGTGGAGACAACCATGGCATCAGACCCCCCAACCCTGAGCAGTATCTTACCCCTCTACAGCAGAAGGAGGTGACCATCAGACATCTGAAGACCAAACTGATGGAGTCTGACAACAGAGTCCATGACAG AGAGACGGAGATCGAAGAGCTTAAGACCCAGCTCGGCAGAATGAGGGAAGACTGGATTGAGGAGGAGTGTCACCGGGTGGAGGCACAGCTGTCCCTCAAAGAGGCTCGCAAAGAAATCAAGCAGCTGCGTCAGGTGGTGGAAACGATGAAGAGCAGCCTGATGGAGAAGGATAAGGGAATACAGAAGTACTTCATCGACATCAACATCCAAAACAGAAAGCTGGAGTCCCTGCTGCACAGCATGGAGCTCGCTCAGAGTGGCACCAACCTCCAAGACGAGAACACCTTGGACTTCATCTGTGACAGCccagatggtggtggtggtggtggtgggaagAAGATGGTGGGGGAGGAAGAGGTAGTGATGGAGCTGGGAGAACAAGGGGCGGAGGCCATGGCGGACAGCGGGCTGCTGGTAGACGATGAGATGGCTAACAGAGCGGACATTTTGGAGCAAGTCTTCATGTCCACTGCGGTGGACTTCAGTCAGGACTCTAGCGGTAAGCTGAATGCAGAGACGGAGTCTGGGCCTGAGGTGTCTGCGCTGTCAGAGGGACAGTTGATTGATAAACCTATTGCACCTCCAAATACAGTTTCCTCCACCGTCACCATCTCAAGCACACCTTCCCAGCAAAACGCAGAGGACAAAGGAATCCAGACCGACGTAATGCCCATATCTCCAGACCTGCAggctctgctcctccagctgctgaagTTCCATGGGGCAACAGTGGGGGACACATCACTGTCCGCCTCCAGTAGTCTTCTGGGCCTCCCAAACCTGCCCACCTCCACTTTCACCACTGCCACTCTCCCCGACTTGACACATCCCCCACCCAGCATGCCCAGTCCTGCTCCCCCAGCGAGCCCCGACACCTCCACCGATTCCGGCATGTGTTGCTCAGAACCTGGAGAGAGCCGCCGGTtcatggaggagctggacttTGGTGTCGGTGATGAGGAGCCTTGTCTGTCACCGGGACTGGATGTGGTCGGCAAGCGTTACTGGAGCAACAGTTTCCTGGTGGATCTGGTCGCAGTGGCAGCACCTGTGCTCCCCACGGTGGCCTGGCTGTACTCGCGGCACGGTGTGGACGGAAGCGCTCCGGTGTACAACATAGCTGCTCTTATCAGGGGCTGTTGCATCATGGGATTGCACTCTCTTCGTCATGTCACTCACAGGCCGGATATGTAA
- the gdf6a gene encoding growth/differentiation factor 6-A, which produces MDASRLVTLYLGLLLAFLGNIPCFQAAAIISPSAPRRNRGARIPHQDGQRSSKFLKDIFASSHAIAGHHKEELKDAIVPHEYMLSIYRTYSAAEKLGLNASFFRSSKSANTITSFVDRGTDDLLHSPLRRQKYLFDVSTLSDKEELVGVELRIFRRAPGDLQTSLQTGLYDIQVYPCSSDRLLDSRSLDPLDSTKAGWEVLDVWEMFKAYQHHHHHHHPHHHHYYQQGSQLCFQLRVTMGKSETEVDLRQLGLDRGGRSQREKAILVAYTRSKKRENLFNEMKEKIKSRRSVGETEEAVVVKAVTEEGVSLRGVKGEGPRRRRRTALSNRHGKRHGKKSKSRCSKKALHVNFKELGWDDWIIAPLDYEAYHCEGVCDFPLRSHLEPTNHAIIQTLMNSMDPNSTPPSCCVPTKLSPISILYIDSGNNVVYKQYEDMVVEQCGCR; this is translated from the exons ATGGACGCATCTCGACTCGTAACGCTATATCTGGGCCTGCTCCTTGCTTTCCTTGGGAATATACCGTGTTTCCAGGCTGCTGctatcatctctccctctgcgCCGAGGAGGAACAGGGGAGCCAGGATCCCTCATCAGGACGGACAAAGGTCATCCAAATTCCTAAAAGACATTTTCGCGTCTTCGCATGCTATCGCGGGCCATCACAAAGAAGAGCTAAAGGACGCTATTGTGCCGCATGAATACATGCTCTCCATATACAGGACATACTCGGCTGCAGAGAAGCTCGGACTAAACGCAAGCTTTTTCCGCTCCTCTAAATCTGCCAACACCATAACAAGTTTTGTGGACAGAGGAACAG ACGATCTTTTGCACTCTCCTCTGCGAAGACAAAAGTATCTGTTTGATGTCTCAACCCTTTCAGACAAAGAGGAGCTGGTCGGGGTGGAATTAAGGATATTTAGGAGAGCGCCCGGGGATTTGCAGACTTCCCTGCAGACGGGTCTGTACGACATCCAGGTCTACCCCTGCAGCTCGGACAGACTGCTGGACTCCAGGTCTCTGGACCCGCTGGACTCCACCAAGGCCGGCTGGGAGGTTTTGGACGTGTGGGAAATGTTTAAAGCATAccagcaccaccatcatcatcatcacccccATCATCACCATTACTATCAGCAGGGGAGCCAGCTCTGCTTCCAGCTGCGCGTCACTATGGGCAAATCAGAGACCGAGGTGGACCTGAGGCAGCTGGGGCTGGACAGGGGCGGCCGGTCCCAGCGGGAGAAGGCCATCCTGGTGGCCTACACCCGCTCCAAGAAGAGGGAGAACCTGTTCAACgagatgaaggagaagatcAAGTCGCGGAGGTCGGTCGGCGAGACGGAGGAGGCGGTGGTGGTGAAGGCTGTGACGGAGGAGGGGGTGTCGCTGAGGGGGGTGAAAGGAGAGGGGCCCCGGCGGCGGCGGAGGACCGCGCTGAGCAACCGGCACGGGAAGAGGCACGGGAAGAAATCCAAATCCAGGTGCAGCAAAAAGGCGCTGCACGTGAATTTCAAAGAGCTGGGCTGGGACGACTGGATCATCGCGCCCCTGGATTACGAGGCATACCACTGCGAGGGGGTGTGTGACTTCCCCCTGAGGTCGCACCTCGAGCCGACCAACCACGCCATCATACAGACGCTCATGAACTCCATGGACCCCAACAGCACCCCGCCCAGCTGCTGCGTCCCCACCAAACTCAGCCCCATCAGCATCCTGTACATAGACTCGGGCAATAACGTGGTGTACAAACAGTACGAGGACATGGTGGTGGAGCAGTGTGGGTGCAGGTAG
- the ebag9 gene encoding receptor-binding cancer antigen expressed on SiSo cells, whose translation MAITQFRLFKICTCLASLLSFFKRLICRSGRGRKLSGDQITLPTTVDFSSSAPKKPEIEEWSSWDEDGPTSIKIEGGNGNVSPSPNDVDEEPDYFKDMAPTIRKTQKIVLKKREPLNYPVPDGSAGFSSRLAASQDMMTFSPPSAELGEMDNWQEDTNAWEDESEAAWEAEEVLRQQKMAEREKRSMEQQRKKMEKEIQRMMKKEQKIAIKLS comes from the exons ATGGCCATCACTCAGTTCCGTCTTTTCAAGATCTGCACATGTCTAGCCAGcttactttctttctttaaaaggTTGATATGCAG GAGCGGAAGGGGCCGCAAGCTCAGTGGTGATCAAATAACTCTCCCGACAACAGTGGATTTTTCATCATCAGCACCAAAAAAG CCGGAGATTGAAGAATGGAGCTCTTGGGATGAAGATGGTCCTACAAGCATTAAGATTGAAGGTGGCAACGGAAATGTTTCTCCTTCACCCAACGATGTAGATGAAGAGCCCGACTATTTCAAAGACATGGCTCCCACCATCAGGAAAACACAGAAG ATAGTGCTGAAGAAAAGGGAGCCTTTGAACTACCCGGTGCCTGATGGCTCAGCAGGTTTCTCCAGCAGATTGGCAGCCTCTCAGGATATGATGACCTTCAGTCCACCTTCA GCTGAACTGGGAGAAATGGACAACTGGCAGGAGGACACAAATGCCTGGGAGGACGAGTCTGAGGCTGCctgggaggcagaggaggtgcTCAG ACAACAGAAGatggctgagagagaaaaacggTCCATGGAGCAGCAAaggaagaagatggagaaagagattCAGCGGATGatgaagaaggagcagaagatTGCCATCAAGCTCTCGtaa
- the sybu gene encoding syntabulin isoform X1 has translation MGPFQEYEEKKSPEKGSPRSRIPRLVLHPFRPKDKGSPLSDSPFSEEEGKECDVSSDHSKRTISTNSFCSDDTGCPTSQSVSPSKTPSGSEQSAHSSPILPERKAKVKRVRVMAEWSGEPRSAQRHKRELRSAMKARGSEADFSSSSSTGSLKTRESLNFSSAGKKAPSRSRGTHIRPLPVFKPAGIPTANRDAELYAPYRTPPRAASSTNSSSCNSSPTSRRANLGRYHSCGDNHGIRPPNPEQYLTPLQQKEVTIRHLKTKLMESDNRVHDRETEIEELKTQLGRMREDWIEEECHRVEAQLSLKEARKEIKQLRQVVETMKSSLMEKDKGIQKYFIDINIQNRKLESLLHSMELAQSGTNLQDENTLDFICDSPDGGGGGGGKKMVGEEEVVMELGEQGAEAMADSGLLVDDEMANRADILEQVFMSTAVDFSQDSSGKLNAETESGPEVSALSEGQLIDKPIAPPNTVSSTVTISSTPSQQNAEDKGIQTDVMPISPDLQALLLQLLKFHGATVGDTSLSASSSLLGLPNLPTSTFTTATLPDLTHPPPSMPSPAPPASPDTSTDSGMCCSEPGESRRFMEELDFGVGDEEPCLSPGLDVVGKRYWSNSFLVDLVAVAAPVLPTVAWLYSRHGVDGSAPVYNIAALIRGCCIMGLHSLRHVTHRPDM, from the exons ATGGGACCGTTCCAAGAATATGAG GAAAAGAAGTCACCGGAGAAAGGAAGCCCCCGCAGCCGCATCCCGCGTTTGGTCCTCCATCCCTTCAGACCAAAGGACAAAGGCTCGCCTCTGTCTGATTCACCTTTttcagaggaggaagggaaggagtgTGACGTCAGCTCAGATCACTCCAAGAGGACCATCAGCACCAACAGCTTTTGCTCTG ATGACACCGGCTGCCCCACTAGTCAGTCTGTGTCCCCCTCCAAAACCCCGTCAGGCTCAGAGCAGAGTGCCCACAGCTCGCCGATACTCCCCGAGCGCAAAGCCAAAGTGAAGAGGGTGAGGGTGATGGCCGAGTGGAGCGGCGAACCACGGAGCGCGCAGAGGCACAAGAGGGAGCTGAGGTCGGCCATGAAAGCCAGAG GTAGTGAGGCAGacttcagctcctccagcagcacaggCAGCCTGAAGACCAGAGAGAGCCTCAATTTTAGTTCAGCTGGAAAGAAGGCTCCTTCTCGCAG TCGAGGCACCCACATCAGACCACTCCCAGTGTTCAAACCAGCCGGTATACCTACAGCCAACCGAGATGCAGAGCTCTACGCTCCCTACAGGACTCCTCCCAGAGCCGCCTCTtcaaccaacagcagcagctgcaacTCCAGCCCCACCTCCAG AAGAGCAAACCTGGGCCGCTACCATTCCTGTGGAGACAACCATGGCATCAGACCCCCCAACCCTGAGCAGTATCTTACCCCTCTACAGCAGAAGGAGGTGACCATCAGACATCTGAAGACCAAACTGATGGAGTCTGACAACAGAGTCCATGACAG AGAGACGGAGATCGAAGAGCTTAAGACCCAGCTCGGCAGAATGAGGGAAGACTGGATTGAGGAGGAGTGTCACCGGGTGGAGGCACAGCTGTCCCTCAAAGAGGCTCGCAAAGAAATCAAGCAGCTGCGTCAGGTGGTGGAAACGATGAAGAGCAGCCTGATGGAGAAGGATAAGGGAATACAGAAGTACTTCATCGACATCAACATCCAAAACAGAAAGCTGGAGTCCCTGCTGCACAGCATGGAGCTCGCTCAGAGTGGCACCAACCTCCAAGACGAGAACACCTTGGACTTCATCTGTGACAGCccagatggtggtggtggtggtggtgggaagAAGATGGTGGGGGAGGAAGAGGTAGTGATGGAGCTGGGAGAACAAGGGGCGGAGGCCATGGCGGACAGCGGGCTGCTGGTAGACGATGAGATGGCTAACAGAGCGGACATTTTGGAGCAAGTCTTCATGTCCACTGCGGTGGACTTCAGTCAGGACTCTAGCGGTAAGCTGAATGCAGAGACGGAGTCTGGGCCTGAGGTGTCTGCGCTGTCAGAGGGACAGTTGATTGATAAACCTATTGCACCTCCAAATACAGTTTCCTCCACCGTCACCATCTCAAGCACACCTTCCCAGCAAAACGCAGAGGACAAAGGAATCCAGACCGACGTAATGCCCATATCTCCAGACCTGCAggctctgctcctccagctgctgaagTTCCATGGGGCAACAGTGGGGGACACATCACTGTCCGCCTCCAGTAGTCTTCTGGGCCTCCCAAACCTGCCCACCTCCACTTTCACCACTGCCACTCTCCCCGACTTGACACATCCCCCACCCAGCATGCCCAGTCCTGCTCCCCCAGCGAGCCCCGACACCTCCACCGATTCCGGCATGTGTTGCTCAGAACCTGGAGAGAGCCGCCGGTtcatggaggagctggacttTGGTGTCGGTGATGAGGAGCCTTGTCTGTCACCGGGACTGGATGTGGTCGGCAAGCGTTACTGGAGCAACAGTTTCCTGGTGGATCTGGTCGCAGTGGCAGCACCTGTGCTCCCCACGGTGGCCTGGCTGTACTCGCGGCACGGTGTGGACGGAAGCGCTCCGGTGTACAACATAGCTGCTCTTATCAGGGGCTGTTGCATCATGGGATTGCACTCTCTTCGTCATGTCACTCACAGGCCGGATATGTAA